A DNA window from Hordeum vulgare subsp. vulgare chromosome 1H, MorexV3_pseudomolecules_assembly, whole genome shotgun sequence contains the following coding sequences:
- the LOC123430202 gene encoding PH, RCC1 and FYVE domains-containing protein 1-like — MYAKGPPLDVLRASISSAPSTSSHGSAQDDCDSLGDVYVWGEVVCDNSARTSSDTVIRSTGKTDFLLPKPLESNLVLDVYHVDCGVRHASLVTRNGEVFTWGEDSGGRLGHGTREDSVHPRLVESLAASNIDFVACGEFHTCAVTTTGELYTWGDGTHNVGLLGHGTDVGHWIPRRISGPLEGLQIAYVSCGTWHTALITSMGQLFTFGDGSFGVLGHGNVKSISCPREVESLSGLKTIAVACGVWHTAAIVEVIVTQSSATVSAGKLFTWGDGDKHRLGHGDKEARLKPTCVASLIDYDFYRVACGHSLTVGLTTSGKVWTMGNSVYGQLGNPNSDGRPCLVEDKIASEHVLQIACGSYHVAVLTSRSEVFTWGKGANGRLGHGDVEDRKVPTTVEALRDRAVRHIACGANFTAAICLHKWVSGADQSQCSSCRQPFGFTRKRHNCYNCGLVHCNACTSRKALRAALAPNPGKLHRVCDSCYSKLKNASSSASKKDLASGESNGEARVGKSNLSSNMDMIRSLDSKAAKQGKKTDALSFLRNPQVSSLLQLRDIAFSGGADLNRSAAPRAVRTPAVRSVATSRAVSPFSRKSSPPRSTTPVPTTHGLSFSKSATDNLVKANELLSQEVERLRAQVDSLRNRCDHHELELHKSAKKVQEAMTLVAEESAKSKAAKEVIKSLTAQLKDMAERLPPEHGAYDFNEAKQVHAPNGVEQHVATYSSMNGKIHQARNELLNAPSPNSGRSPHSNGGISNQHKLLGNISENSEGSTHSLRITSPHGSDRPHRRAHSNSDEMLSASSRADDNVSIDARSLQSSEDGYKPRGTISISSNQVQAEWIEQYEPGVYITLTTLRDGTRDLKRVRFSRRRFGEHQAENWWNENREKVYEKYNVRSSERVSSAASTRSAY; from the exons ATGTACGCAAAGGGGCCACCATTAGATGTTCTTAGAGCAAGCATTTCTAGTGCCCCTAGCACATCCAGCCATGGCTCTGCGCAAGATGACTGTGACTCTTTAGGTGATGTCTATGTGTGGGGTGAGGTTGTTTGTGACAACTCTGCACGGACCAGCTCCGACACTGTAATCAGATCAACTGGGAAGACTGATTTCCTCCTCCCGAAGCCGTTGGAGTCCAATTTAGTCCTTGATGTGTACCATGTGGATTGTGGGGTCAGGCATGCCTCGTTGGTCACAAGAAATGGGGAAGTTTTCACATGGGGTGAAGATTCCGGAGGCCGCCTTGGCCATGGAACACGGGAGGATTCTGTCCACCCCCGCCTCGTCGAGTCTTTAGCAGCTTCCAACATAGATTTTGTTGCCTGTGGGGAGTTTCACACCTGTGCTGTGACGACGACGGGCGAGCTTTATACCTGGGGTGATGGAACTCACAATGTTGGACTTCTAGGACATGGTACTGATGTAGGACACTGGATACCCAGGAGGATTTCTGGACCACTGGAAGGCCTCCAAATTGCCTATGTTTCCTGCGGGACCTGGCATACAGCCTTGATTACATCGATGGGCCAGTTGTTCACCTTTGGAGATGGTTCATTTGGGGTGTTAGGCCATGGAAATGTGAAGAGCATTTCGTGTCCAAGGGAGGTAGAGTCACTGTCAGGGCTGAAAACAATTGCAGTTGCATGTGGTGTATGGCACACTGCAGCCATTGTAGAGGTTATCGTCACTCAGTCCAGCGCAACGGTGTCTGCTGGGAAGCTATTCACATGGGGAGATGGCGACAAGCATCGGCTTGGTCACGGTGATAAGGAAGCACGACTCAAGCCTACCTGTGTGGCTTCACTTATTGATTATGATTTTTACAGGGTGGCATGTGGTCACAGTCTTACTGTAGGCTTGACAACTTCTGGCAAAGTGTGGACCATGGGTAATTCTGTTTATGGCCAGCTGGGGAACCCGAATTCAGATGGAAGGCCATGTTTAGTTGAAGATAAGATTGCAAGTGAACACGTTCTCCAAATCGCTTGTGGTTCCTACCATGTTGCGGTTTTGACAAGTAGAAGTGAAGTTTTTACATGGGGCAAAGGAGCTAATGGGAGATTGGGCCATGGAGATGTAGAGGACCGCAAAGTACCTACAACGGTCGAGGCGTTGAGAGACAGAGCTGTTAGGCACATAGCCTGTGGTGCAAACTTCACTGCTGCTATATGCCTGCACAAATGGGTTTCTGGAGCTGATCAATCCCAATGCTCCTCTTGTCGGCAGCCATTCGGGTTTACTCGAAAGAGGCATAACTGCTATAACTGTGGACTTGTCCACTGTAATGCATGCACCTCACGGAAGGCGTTGAGAGCGGCATTGGCTCCTAATCCCGGGAAACTTCACCGTGTTTGTGATTCCTGCTACTCGAAGTTAAAGAATGCCTCTAGTTCAGCTAGCAAGAAAGACCTTGCATCAGGTGAAAGCAATGGAGAAGCTAGAGTAGGAAAATCCAACCTTTCTAGTAATATGGATATGATTAGAAGTTTGGACAGTAAGGCAGCAAAACAggggaagaagactgatgcactgtcatttctccggaatcctcaagttAGTTCGCTGCTGCAGCTGAGAGATATCGCTTTCTCTGGTGGCGCGGATCTCAACAGATCAGCAGCTCCGAGAGCAGTGCGAACACCAGCAGTCCGGTCCGTAGCCACTTCAAGAGCCGTTTCCCCTTTCTCTCGCAAGTCTAGCCCACCACGTTCTACCACACCAGTTCCAACAACTCATGGTCTTTCTTTCTCAAAAAGCGCCACTGATAATCTGGTGAAAGCAAATGAGCTCTTAAGTCAGGAAGTTGAGAGGCTGCGTGCACAG GTTGATAGCCTGAGAAATCGTTGTGACCATCATGAACTTGAACTCCATAAGTCAGCCAAGAAAGTACAAGAGGCCATGACATTGGTTGCAGAGGAATCTGCAAAATCCAAAGCGGCAAAGGAAGTTATAAAATCTCTAACAGCACAG CTGAAAGACATGGCTGAGAGATTACCACCAGAACATGGAGCTTATGATTTCAATGAAGCAAAGCAAGTACATGCTCCAAACGGTGTTGAGCAACATGTTGCTACCTACTCTAGCATGAATGGAAAAATTCACCAAGCAAGGAATGAGTTGCTCAATGCACCTAGTCCAAACTCTGGACGGTCGCCACATTCAAATGGAGGAATCTCAAATCAACACAAATTACTAGGCAATATTAGTGAAAATAGTGAAGGCAGCACTCACAGCCTTAGAATTACCAGTCCTCACGGATCTGATCGCCCTCATCGAAGAGCACACAGCAATAGTGATGAGATGCTGTCTGCAAGTAGCAGAGCTGATGATAATGTCAGCATAGATGCTAGATCCCTTCAAAGTAGTGAGGACGGCTACAAACCTCGAGGAACAATTTCTATATCCAGCAACCAAGTACAGGCTGAGTGGATCGAGCAGTACGAACCAGGTGTTTACATAACGCTCACGACCCTTCGTGATGGGACTCGGGATTTGAAGAGGGTTCGCTTCAG CCGAAGGCGCTTTGGGGAGCATCAGGCCGAAAATTGGTGGAACGAGAACCGCGAGAAAGTGTATGAGAAGTACAACGTGAGGAGCTCCGAACGGGTCTCGTCAGCAGCCTCGACCCGGTCGGCCTATTAG